The Triticum aestivum cultivar Chinese Spring chromosome 7B, IWGSC CS RefSeq v2.1, whole genome shotgun sequence genome window below encodes:
- the LOC123158930 gene encoding cystinosin homolog isoform X1, whose translation MSSSWNSVGLEVLYQVIGWIAFVAWSFSFYPQVVLNYRRKSVVGLNFDFLVLNFTKHSSYLIYNAALFFSPFIQKQYHDKFGDKEMIPVAANDVAFSLHAVALTSFTLYQVFIYERGNQKVSKVCISISAVVWSAAIVCLIVAWPKSNWLWLIDVFNSIQVAMTTVKYIPQAVMNFRRKSTVGWSIGNILLDLTGGVLNFGQMGVQSIDQHTLVNFYGNIGKTLLSLETVFFDVLFIIQHYVLYPVKRDENGKAIISERVAPLIRPSDKPEEDSV comes from the exons ATGTCGTCGTCGTGGAACTCGGTGGGGCTGGAGGTGCTCTACCAGGTCATCGGGTGGATCGCCTTCGTGGCCTGGTCCTTCAGCTTCTACCCGCAGGTCGTCCTCAACTACAGGCGCAAGAG TGTCGTCGGTTTGAACTTCGATTTTCTGGTGCTGAATTTCACAAAGCACTCTTCCTACCTCATATACAATGCTGCTCTATTCTTCAGCCCCTTCATCCAGAAACAGTATCATGACAAGTTTGGTGATAAAGAG ATGATTCCTGTTGCTGCAAATGATGTTgctttctctctacatgcagtggCCTTGACATCTTTTACCCTTTACCAAGTTTTTATTTATGAG CGTGGAAATCAGAAAGTCTCCAAAGTGTGCATATCAATCTCTGCTGTTGTCTGGTCAGCCGCTATTGTTTGCCTCATTGTAGCTTGGCCAAAAAGTAACTGGCTATGGCTTATCGATGTATTCAA TTCAATACAGGTTGCGATGACAACAGTCAAGTACATCCCTCAG GCTGTGATGAACTTCAGGCGGAAGAGTACAGTTGGTTGGAGTATTGGAAATATTTTACTTGATCTTACAGGAGGGGTGCTGAACTTTGGTCAGATGGGTGTGCAATCTATTGATCAGC ACACTTTAGTGAATTTTTATGGAAATATCGGCAAGACTCTTCTTTCGTTG GAAACTGTTTTCTTCGATGTTCTCTTCATAATTCAACACTATGTGTTGTACCCTGTCAAACGGGATGAGAATGGTAAGGCCATCATTTCTGAGAGGGTAGCTCCTCTGATCAGGCCCTCAGATAAGCCTGAAGAAGATAGTGTATGA
- the LOC123158930 gene encoding cystinosin homolog isoform X2, which produces MSSSWNSVGLEVLYQVIGWIAFVAWSFSFYPQVVLNYRRKSVVGLNFDFLVLNFTKHSSYLIYNAALFFSPFIQKQYHDKFGDKEMIPVAANDVAFSLHAVALTSFTLYQVFIYERGNQKVSKVCISISAVVWSAAIVCLIVAWPKSNWLWLIDVFNSIQVAMTTVKYIPQAVMNFRRKSTVGWSIGNILLDLTGGVLNFGQMGVQSIDQHTLVNFYGNIGKTLLSLETVFFDVLFIIQHYVLYPVKRDENDSEYPVLPVQVKDGKDGTPV; this is translated from the exons ATGTCGTCGTCGTGGAACTCGGTGGGGCTGGAGGTGCTCTACCAGGTCATCGGGTGGATCGCCTTCGTGGCCTGGTCCTTCAGCTTCTACCCGCAGGTCGTCCTCAACTACAGGCGCAAGAG TGTCGTCGGTTTGAACTTCGATTTTCTGGTGCTGAATTTCACAAAGCACTCTTCCTACCTCATATACAATGCTGCTCTATTCTTCAGCCCCTTCATCCAGAAACAGTATCATGACAAGTTTGGTGATAAAGAG ATGATTCCTGTTGCTGCAAATGATGTTgctttctctctacatgcagtggCCTTGACATCTTTTACCCTTTACCAAGTTTTTATTTATGAG CGTGGAAATCAGAAAGTCTCCAAAGTGTGCATATCAATCTCTGCTGTTGTCTGGTCAGCCGCTATTGTTTGCCTCATTGTAGCTTGGCCAAAAAGTAACTGGCTATGGCTTATCGATGTATTCAA TTCAATACAGGTTGCGATGACAACAGTCAAGTACATCCCTCAG GCTGTGATGAACTTCAGGCGGAAGAGTACAGTTGGTTGGAGTATTGGAAATATTTTACTTGATCTTACAGGAGGGGTGCTGAACTTTGGTCAGATGGGTGTGCAATCTATTGATCAGC ACACTTTAGTGAATTTTTATGGAAATATCGGCAAGACTCTTCTTTCGTTG GAAACTGTTTTCTTCGATGTTCTCTTCATAATTCAACACTATGTGTTGTACCCTGTCAAACGGGATGAGAATG ACTCTGAGTACCCTGTTCTCCCCGTTCAAGTGAAAGATGGGAAAGATGGGACGCCCGTGTAA